One Methylosarcina fibrata AML-C10 DNA segment encodes these proteins:
- a CDS encoding IS5 family transposase — protein MKPKRPQEVVQNDLFKTRLDEFLNPKHELYRLASKIDWARLDEEFGPFFEAEQGAPALSTRLIAGLHYLKHAEGLSDEAVVKRWVENGYWQYFCGETFFQHEVPCHPTSLTKWRQRIGEAGCEWLLLLTIEAGVATRTVKKRDFQSVTVDTTVQEKAVGFPTDGKLYEKCRRELVKLAGQHGLPLRQNYNKKAPLLLVQSHRYHHAKQMKRKQKALKQLKTLVGRVYRDILRQLPQQELAAQRGLQDALAKTQRILNQKHTDKNKLYSFHAPEVECISKGKAHKKYEFGVKVGITVTNKSNFVLGARSFPGNPYDGDTLYSCLEQAEILSGTRAKEAFVDLGYRGREIPGVTLYKSRQKRGVHTRRLKTALKRRNAIEPVIGHMKNDGLLSRNYLKGQLGDAMNAVLCAAGHNMRLILRRLRIFWPEIGEAICRFLQNKTVQESVYVS, from the coding sequence ATGAAGCCCAAACGTCCTCAGGAAGTTGTGCAAAATGACCTTTTCAAAACTCGCCTGGACGAGTTTTTGAACCCGAAACATGAACTTTATCGATTGGCCAGCAAAATAGACTGGGCTCGGCTGGACGAAGAATTCGGCCCGTTTTTTGAAGCAGAACAAGGCGCCCCGGCGTTGTCGACCCGTTTGATCGCCGGATTGCATTATCTGAAACATGCGGAAGGTTTATCGGATGAAGCGGTCGTTAAACGCTGGGTTGAAAACGGTTATTGGCAGTACTTTTGTGGCGAAACCTTTTTTCAGCATGAGGTTCCCTGTCATCCGACCTCGCTGACGAAATGGCGGCAACGGATCGGTGAAGCCGGCTGTGAGTGGCTGTTGTTATTGACGATCGAGGCGGGCGTCGCTACCCGGACCGTGAAGAAACGAGATTTTCAATCGGTCACCGTCGATACTACCGTTCAGGAAAAAGCGGTTGGCTTTCCGACGGACGGCAAGTTGTACGAAAAATGCCGTCGGGAGCTGGTCAAGCTGGCTGGACAACACGGGCTGCCCCTGCGACAGAACTACAATAAAAAGGCACCGCTGCTGTTAGTGCAATCGCATCGTTATCATCATGCCAAGCAAATGAAGCGTAAGCAAAAAGCCCTGAAGCAACTGAAAACCCTGGTCGGTCGTGTTTATCGGGATATCCTGCGGCAACTGCCGCAACAGGAGCTGGCCGCGCAAAGGGGGCTTCAGGACGCCCTGGCCAAAACCCAGCGGATACTGAATCAGAAACACACCGACAAAAACAAACTCTACAGCTTTCATGCACCGGAAGTGGAATGCATCAGTAAAGGGAAAGCACACAAAAAATACGAGTTCGGCGTCAAAGTCGGCATCACGGTGACCAATAAAAGTAATTTCGTGCTGGGCGCCAGGAGCTTTCCCGGCAATCCTTATGACGGCGATACCTTGTACTCCTGCCTGGAACAAGCTGAAATCCTGAGCGGTACCCGAGCCAAAGAAGCTTTTGTGGATTTGGGCTATCGGGGGCGAGAAATACCCGGTGTCACCCTGTACAAGTCAAGGCAAAAACGGGGAGTCCATACCCGACGGTTGAAAACCGCGTTAAAACGGCGCAATGCCATCGAGCCGGTGATTGGACACATGAAGAACGATGGCTTGCTGAGCAGAAATTACCTGAAAGGCCAACTCGGTGATGCCATGAATGCCGTTCTCTGCGCCGCTGGACACAACATGCGTTTAATCCTCAGGCGGTTGAGGATTTTTTGGCCGGAAATCGGGGAAGCCATCTGCCGGTTTTTACAAAATAAAACGGTTCAGGAATCTGTTTATGTTTCCTAA
- the lpdA gene encoding dihydrolipoyl dehydrogenase, giving the protein MPKKQKHYDVIVIGAGPAGYISAIRSAQLGLKTACIDNWRNKQGRLNLGGSYLNAGCVASMALLESAKLYHAFIHNGAEHGIVADTVDLDVGQMIRRKDAIIDDINSKIVNLFKHHKIDTIHARAKLQAAKQVAVFPVDQAEPYLLKAEFIILAAGSSPIELPCAAIDNDSIIDTGAALNLEEVPRRLAIIGAGIKGLEIAGIWNRLGSETVLLEAQETFLSLPDQQISREAYRLFTEQGLELRLGARVISAKKSNKKVVIEYQDHEGTHVLRVDKLIVATGRKPNSENLAAPEANLLLDESGYVHVDENCRTNLPGVYAIGDLTLLGPMLAHKGIEEGVFVAEQIAGIHSPINYDLLPSVVYTDPEIAWVGQTEQTLRALGEPIKVGVFPFHASSRALAMGKSEGLVKIIAHRDSDKILGVHIIGERASELIAEAVLAMEFSASSEDLARTIHAHPTLSESLYEAALALKKKTLHLPR; this is encoded by the coding sequence ATGCCGAAAAAACAGAAACATTACGACGTCATCGTAATTGGAGCGGGTCCCGCCGGTTACATCAGCGCCATCCGTTCCGCCCAGCTTGGGTTGAAAACGGCCTGCATCGATAACTGGAGAAATAAACAGGGCCGGCTCAATCTGGGCGGTTCTTATCTCAACGCCGGCTGCGTGGCTTCAATGGCCTTGCTCGAATCGGCGAAGCTTTATCATGCGTTTATCCATAACGGCGCCGAGCACGGCATCGTCGCCGATACCGTGGATCTGGACGTCGGCCAGATGATTCGCCGGAAAGACGCCATCATCGATGACATCAACAGCAAAATTGTCAATCTGTTCAAACATCACAAGATCGACACGATTCATGCGCGGGCCAAACTACAGGCGGCAAAGCAGGTAGCGGTTTTTCCGGTGGACCAGGCCGAGCCTTATCTGCTGAAAGCCGAGTTCATCATTCTGGCGGCGGGATCTTCTCCCATTGAGCTGCCTTGCGCCGCCATCGACAACGACTCTATCATCGATACCGGCGCCGCTTTGAATCTCGAAGAAGTGCCCAGGCGTCTGGCGATCATCGGGGCCGGCATCAAAGGCCTTGAAATCGCCGGCATATGGAATCGATTGGGCTCTGAAACGGTATTGCTCGAAGCGCAGGAAACGTTTTTATCGTTGCCGGACCAGCAGATTTCGCGGGAAGCCTATCGGTTATTTACCGAGCAAGGTCTGGAGCTGCGGCTTGGCGCGCGGGTCATTTCGGCGAAGAAAAGCAATAAAAAGGTTGTCATAGAATACCAGGATCACGAAGGTACGCACGTGTTGCGCGTGGACAAGCTGATCGTCGCCACCGGCAGGAAACCCAACTCCGAAAATCTGGCGGCGCCCGAGGCCAATTTGCTGCTCGATGAATCGGGTTATGTGCACGTCGACGAAAACTGTCGAACCAATCTGCCCGGCGTTTATGCCATCGGCGATTTGACTTTGCTCGGACCGATGCTGGCTCATAAAGGCATCGAAGAAGGCGTGTTCGTTGCCGAACAAATTGCCGGGATTCACTCGCCGATCAATTACGACCTGCTGCCCAGCGTCGTTTATACCGATCCGGAAATCGCCTGGGTCGGCCAAACCGAGCAAACGTTAAGAGCGCTGGGCGAGCCGATCAAAGTCGGAGTTTTTCCGTTTCATGCCTCTTCCAGAGCCTTGGCCATGGGTAAGAGTGAGGGGCTGGTCAAAATTATCGCGCACCGGGACTCGGACAAGATACTGGGCGTGCATATCATTGGCGAACGCGCTTCCGAACTGATTGCCGAAGCCGTGTTGGCGATGGAATTTTCCGCCAGCAGCGAGGACTTGGCCCGAACCATTCATGCCCATCCCACGCTCTCCGAAAGTCTCTATGAGGCCGCGCTGGCGCTCAAGAAAAAAACCCTGCATTTACCCCGCTGA
- the odhB gene encoding 2-oxoglutarate dehydrogenase complex dihydrolipoyllysine-residue succinyltransferase → MNTEVLVPTLPESVADATLVAWHKKAGDRVTKNENLVDLETDKVVLEVPAPESGVLTEIRKENGSIVTGGELLALIDTQATAEPSKEGSKPAEAQASESKESDRPLSPSVRRLVHEKTIDPSLITGTGKSGRITKTDVLDHLKKQAAPPDENKAQEAEARQPPSAPGEPAGHPSNLRPEQRVAMTRLRAKVAERLLQAQQNAAMLTTFNEVNMQSVIDLRNQYKNRFEQKHNVKLGFMSFFVKASIEALKRFPAINASIDGNDIIYHGYYDIGIAVSTPRGLIVPVLHDADQLDFAGIEKSISDFGEKARSGTLSYEDLQGGTFTITNGGVFGSMLSTPILNPPQCAILGMHAIKERPVVENGQIVIRPIMYLALSYDHRLVDGREAVQFLVTIKECLEAPAHLLLNI, encoded by the coding sequence ATGAACACTGAAGTCTTAGTCCCCACTCTCCCCGAATCCGTTGCTGACGCCACTCTCGTTGCCTGGCATAAGAAGGCAGGCGACAGGGTGACTAAAAACGAGAATCTGGTCGATCTTGAAACCGATAAGGTGGTGCTCGAGGTGCCCGCTCCGGAATCGGGCGTGCTCACCGAGATCCGGAAGGAGAACGGCTCGATCGTTACCGGGGGCGAATTACTGGCTTTAATAGATACTCAGGCCACGGCAGAGCCGTCCAAAGAAGGCAGTAAACCGGCCGAAGCCCAAGCGTCCGAGAGCAAGGAATCGGACCGGCCTTTGAGTCCCTCGGTACGGCGTCTCGTTCACGAAAAAACCATCGATCCGTCGTTGATCACCGGCACCGGAAAAAGCGGACGCATTACCAAGACCGACGTGTTGGACCATCTCAAGAAACAGGCTGCTCCTCCCGACGAAAACAAGGCTCAGGAGGCTGAAGCCCGGCAGCCGCCGTCCGCTCCGGGCGAGCCCGCAGGACACCCGTCAAACCTTCGGCCCGAGCAGCGCGTGGCGATGACGAGACTTCGGGCGAAAGTCGCAGAACGCCTGCTCCAGGCCCAGCAGAACGCGGCCATGCTGACCACTTTCAACGAAGTCAACATGCAAAGCGTCATCGATTTGCGCAATCAGTATAAAAACCGGTTCGAACAGAAACATAACGTGAAGTTGGGTTTCATGTCCTTTTTTGTCAAAGCCTCGATCGAAGCATTGAAGCGTTTCCCGGCGATCAATGCCTCCATCGACGGCAACGACATCATCTATCACGGTTACTACGACATAGGCATCGCCGTCAGTACGCCGCGCGGGCTGATCGTGCCGGTATTGCACGACGCGGATCAACTGGATTTTGCCGGCATTGAAAAAAGCATCTCCGATTTCGGCGAGAAAGCCCGTTCCGGAACCTTGAGCTACGAAGATCTCCAGGGCGGAACGTTTACCATTACCAACGGCGGCGTATTCGGATCGATGCTGTCGACCCCGATACTGAATCCGCCGCAGTGCGCCATTTTGGGAATGCATGCGATCAAGGAACGGCCCGTGGTGGAAAACGGCCAGATCGTGATCCGGCCGATCATGTATCTGGCCTTGTCCTACGATCATCGGCTGGTCGATGGACGGGAAGCCGTGCAGTTTTTAGTGACCATTAAAGAATGCCTGGAAGCGCCTGCTCACCTACTTCTTAACATCTAA
- a CDS encoding 2-oxoglutarate dehydrogenase E1 component, producing the protein MSDLLKLFQDSSSLYGSNAWFVENLYERFLQDPESVEPSWQKKFLEIHNGATYETPHSPIVERFAQLAVKSQGRLAQLQGFTEESVKKQAAVARLINQYRVRGHQIAHNNPLGSTIPAQPDMDPAFYGLSEPDMDTLFDTGMLFGEDRLPLRDIIARLKEIYCGSIGSEYMHIVDTHIRRWLINRMENNRAQLNLDPEKKRSLLKLLTAAEGIEVHLHNRFVGQKRFSLEGGDSLIPILDEIVLGGGDKGVNEIVIGMAHRGRLNVLVNILGKSPATLFDEFAGTSLLSPGVSSGDVKYHMGFSSDVATPGGPVHLTLAFNPSHLEIINPVVEGSVKARQDRAGKNGINTVIPVLIHGDAAFSGQGVVMETLNMSQTRAFTTGGTIHIVINNQIGFTTSNPLDARSTLYCTDIASMIQAPVFHVNGDDPEAVIFVTKLALDYRMNFNKDVVIDLICYRRLGHNEADEPAATQPIMYKKIRKLKTTRKLYAEKLIEEGVVTAEEAAAMEQDYQKLLEAGEVVSRPMATDAHYSYTHQWNQFHGRSWDISCKTAVSLDRIRFCNDRMQRLPPGFELHPRVAKVMDNRRKMAAGALPLDWGFAENMAYATLLMEQYQVRLTGQDVGRGTFVHRHGILHNQIDNRTYIPLTHLDKDQGRMQIYDSLLSEAGVLGFEYGYSTTMPNTLVIWEAQFGDFANGAQVVIDQFISSGETKWGRLCGLVMLLPHGFEGQGPEHSSARLERYLQLCAEHNMQVCCPTTPAQIFHLLRRQLLRPYRKPLIVMSPKSLLRHKLAVSTLEDLTAGQFQPVIGEQDEINPAEVTRLVFCAGKVYYDLLEARRQDNLRHVAIARIEQLYPFPTELFRAEIARYPKLEEFVWCQEEPKNQGAWYQSNHHFIDNLAPHNIKVNYSGREASAAPAVGNFHVHLEQQKAVVESALYGKFSGK; encoded by the coding sequence ATGAGTGACCTGCTTAAGCTTTTTCAAGACTCTTCCTCTTTATACGGCAGCAATGCCTGGTTCGTCGAAAACCTGTACGAACGGTTTCTGCAGGATCCCGAATCCGTCGAGCCCAGTTGGCAAAAAAAATTCCTGGAAATTCATAACGGCGCCACTTACGAAACTCCCCACAGTCCCATCGTGGAACGATTCGCGCAGCTCGCGGTTAAATCCCAAGGCAGGCTCGCCCAATTGCAGGGATTTACCGAAGAAAGCGTAAAAAAACAGGCAGCGGTCGCCAGGCTCATCAATCAGTACCGTGTCCGGGGTCATCAAATTGCCCATAACAATCCGCTGGGCAGCACCATTCCCGCCCAGCCCGACATGGATCCGGCCTTTTACGGATTGTCGGAACCGGATATGGATACGTTGTTCGACACCGGCATGCTCTTTGGCGAAGACCGGCTGCCTTTACGCGACATTATTGCCCGGTTAAAAGAAATCTATTGCGGCAGTATCGGTTCCGAATACATGCACATCGTCGATACGCACATCCGGCGCTGGCTGATCAATCGCATGGAAAACAACCGGGCTCAACTCAATCTGGATCCCGAAAAAAAACGCAGCCTATTAAAACTGCTGACCGCTGCGGAAGGCATCGAAGTGCACTTGCACAACCGGTTTGTCGGACAAAAACGCTTTTCCCTGGAAGGCGGAGATTCCCTGATTCCCATCCTGGACGAGATCGTTCTCGGCGGAGGAGACAAGGGAGTCAATGAAATCGTCATCGGCATGGCGCATCGGGGCCGCCTGAACGTGCTGGTCAACATATTGGGCAAAAGCCCGGCGACACTGTTCGACGAGTTTGCCGGCACTTCGCTGCTGTCGCCCGGCGTCAGCTCCGGCGACGTGAAATATCACATGGGCTTCTCTTCCGACGTGGCTACGCCGGGAGGGCCGGTTCATCTTACCCTGGCGTTCAATCCTTCCCATCTGGAAATCATCAATCCGGTAGTGGAAGGCTCGGTAAAAGCGCGTCAGGACCGGGCCGGAAAGAACGGCATCAATACGGTCATCCCGGTATTAATCCACGGCGACGCCGCTTTTTCCGGACAAGGCGTCGTCATGGAAACGTTGAACATGTCGCAAACTCGTGCGTTCACTACCGGCGGCACGATCCACATCGTCATCAACAACCAGATCGGCTTTACCACCAGCAATCCTCTGGACGCGCGTTCCACGCTGTATTGCACCGACATCGCCAGCATGATTCAAGCGCCCGTCTTTCACGTCAACGGCGACGATCCGGAAGCGGTCATCTTCGTCACCAAGCTGGCGCTCGACTACCGGATGAATTTCAACAAGGACGTGGTTATCGATCTGATCTGCTACCGCCGGCTCGGCCATAATGAAGCGGACGAGCCGGCCGCCACCCAGCCTATCATGTATAAAAAAATCCGCAAGCTCAAGACGACGCGGAAATTATATGCGGAAAAGCTGATCGAAGAAGGCGTCGTTACCGCCGAAGAAGCGGCCGCCATGGAGCAAGACTACCAGAAATTGTTGGAGGCCGGGGAAGTCGTCTCCAGGCCGATGGCGACCGACGCCCATTATTCCTATACTCATCAATGGAACCAATTTCACGGCAGATCCTGGGATATTTCCTGCAAGACCGCCGTATCCCTGGACCGGATCCGTTTTTGCAACGACCGCATGCAGCGCTTGCCGCCCGGTTTCGAGCTGCATCCGAGAGTGGCCAAGGTCATGGACAATCGCCGGAAAATGGCGGCGGGGGCTTTGCCCTTGGATTGGGGATTTGCCGAAAACATGGCTTATGCCACCTTGCTGATGGAGCAATACCAAGTCCGGCTGACCGGGCAGGACGTAGGGCGCGGCACTTTCGTGCACCGCCATGGCATTCTGCACAACCAGATCGACAACAGAACGTATATACCGCTCACCCATCTGGATAAAGACCAGGGACGCATGCAGATTTACGACTCTCTGCTGTCGGAAGCGGGCGTGCTGGGTTTCGAATACGGCTACAGCACCACAATGCCCAATACCCTGGTGATCTGGGAAGCGCAGTTCGGCGATTTCGCCAACGGCGCTCAGGTGGTGATCGACCAGTTCATCAGCTCCGGAGAGACCAAATGGGGGCGGCTATGCGGCTTGGTCATGCTGCTGCCGCACGGTTTCGAAGGGCAGGGTCCCGAACATTCCTCCGCCCGCCTGGAGCGCTATCTGCAACTGTGCGCGGAACATAACATGCAGGTATGCTGCCCGACGACGCCGGCCCAGATTTTCCATTTGCTGCGCCGCCAGTTGCTCAGACCCTACCGAAAACCTCTGATTGTGATGAGCCCCAAAAGCTTGCTGCGTCACAAGCTGGCGGTTTCGACCCTGGAAGATCTGACGGCCGGCCAGTTCCAGCCCGTCATCGGGGAGCAGGACGAGATCAATCCTGCGGAAGTGACCCGATTGGTTTTCTGTGCCGGCAAAGTCTACTACGATCTTCTGGAGGCGCGCCGCCAGGACAATCTTCGGCATGTCGCGATCGCCCGCATTGAACAGCTCTACCCGTTCCCGACGGAATTGTTCAGGGCGGAAATAGCGCGCTATCCGAAACTGGAAGAGTTCGTCTGGTGCCAGGAGGAGCCTAAGAATCAAGGCGCCTGGTATCAGTCCAATCATCATTTCATCGACAATCTGGCGCCTCATAACATCAAAGTGAACTACAGCGGGCGCGAGGCTTCCGCGGCGCCTGCGGTAGGCAACTTCCACGTCCACCTCGAACAACAAAAAGCGGTTGTTGAATCGGCTTTATACGGCAAATTTTCAGGAAAATAA